Below is a genomic region from Telmatobacter sp. DSM 110680.
CGAAGCGGAAGTAGTTCAATACAGCCTCATCGGCACCCATGTGCCACCCAAGCACAATGTCACGATAGCCATGGCTCGCGGATGCCTGGATTGCATACAGCCAGCCATTGAACCCGCGCTGGGGCGATGCCATTAGAATCGGCACGCCGCCCTTGAACCGAATCAGCCACATGGCACCATTCGAACCTTGGCCGCCGCGTGCGCATCCTTCACCGGCCTGCGCCAGCAGAACCTTGTGTTCTGGCGCAAGAGGTATGGCCTGAAAAGTTAGCCCTTTGATCATCTCGTCGCGGTCGTTTCCCTCGCATTCCCAGATGTCCTTCTTGTCCACCCGGCGCAACAGTGCGGCGATCGCTTTGAGTTGGGTATCGCTCGGTGTAACAGACGGTAACTGGGGCAAATCGATCTGCGGATTTACCTGATTCCATATCTCCGGCGATTGCGCAACTGCGCTCATCCCAGCAAACATCAGCATTGCAAGCATCCATCCGCGCATCGATCCCATCCTCGGCAGACTTATTTCCGATTGGCGAGTTTCCAGTCTTACAATAGTGCAGGAAGCACCAAAATCCACCATGCCATCTTTCGAAGAATCGCTGAAGAAACTCGAAACCATCGTCGACCAGTTGGAGAAGGGCGATTTGAGCCTCGAAGACTCGATTAAGCTCTTTGAGGAAGGTGTAGGCCTTTCCGCCGCTTGCAAAAAAGAACTCGATGAGGCCGAGGGCAAGGTGCAGATTCTGATGAAGCAGC
It encodes:
- a CDS encoding exodeoxyribonuclease VII small subunit, which gives rise to MPSFEESLKKLETIVDQLEKGDLSLEDSIKLFEEGVGLSAACKKELDEAEGKVQILMKQRDGSFKTAPFPADK